A portion of the Leptospira terpstrae serovar Hualin str. LT 11-33 = ATCC 700639 genome contains these proteins:
- a CDS encoding lactonase family protein, whose translation MVIRFHFNQGFILRLILICGLVTQCRMADLNNPSDAFSDEFAKRSILSEFVRYLLREKALPEALAVVLVKSSVPYETGLRVYKVDTESGVQDEYVSDVRTANTSAFPGCTPYRIGVPPRSRDIITFTGSLSDRVVVHRYSSERTLTLLQDQAGIGSPKIMGFSEDGKTLYHSNIVANPNTINRWSRDSESGFLTSNNVGSYPFAVGCNPLAIKVSEIDNLIVTINSTLVPFGIHVLKKTGSDSLSLVGGAPVTLPINPSFHENLCLIESKRLLYSTSINTTTPIFGYRYDSAGNVTLLPGSPFSADSAMTAHAPSFTGTTSLSIDPTGTYAAFIYAIGSTHNIRLLTIDDATGNLIQTDQKFTVGNGPKSLQWDRSGKFIYLISDSFGTTNNHQIEYFKLSGGILTRGENSPIVISSMTNGYAPQDIKPIQKYYY comes from the coding sequence ATGGTAATTCGTTTTCATTTTAACCAAGGTTTCATTCTCCGATTGATTCTTATTTGTGGTCTGGTCACTCAATGCAGGATGGCCGATTTAAACAACCCGAGCGACGCATTCTCTGACGAATTTGCCAAACGATCGATCCTTTCCGAATTTGTTCGTTATCTGCTGAGAGAAAAAGCTCTGCCAGAGGCTCTTGCCGTTGTCCTAGTAAAAAGTTCAGTTCCTTATGAAACTGGTCTCCGTGTTTACAAAGTGGATACAGAAAGTGGAGTTCAGGATGAATACGTAAGTGATGTACGTACTGCCAATACCTCTGCCTTTCCAGGATGCACTCCTTACCGAATAGGAGTACCCCCACGTTCCAGGGACATCATTACATTCACAGGTAGTTTGAGTGATCGAGTTGTTGTTCATAGATACAGTTCTGAACGTACTCTCACTTTGCTTCAAGACCAAGCAGGAATCGGGAGTCCGAAAATAATGGGATTTAGCGAAGATGGTAAGACTCTTTACCATTCTAATATTGTGGCAAATCCAAATACAATTAACAGGTGGAGTCGCGATTCAGAATCAGGATTTCTAACTTCAAACAATGTTGGAAGTTATCCATTTGCAGTGGGCTGTAATCCTTTAGCAATTAAAGTAAGCGAAATAGACAATCTAATCGTTACTATTAATTCAACTTTAGTACCGTTCGGGATCCATGTTTTGAAAAAAACAGGATCGGACAGTCTTTCCTTAGTGGGAGGGGCACCGGTCACTCTTCCGATAAATCCCTCGTTCCATGAAAATTTATGTTTAATTGAATCGAAACGATTACTTTACAGTACTTCAATTAACACAACAACACCGATTTTTGGTTACCGGTATGATAGTGCAGGTAATGTAACTTTACTTCCAGGATCTCCTTTCTCTGCAGACTCTGCTATGACTGCTCACGCTCCTAGCTTTACAGGTACAACGAGTTTATCTATAGATCCAACTGGTACCTATGCTGCTTTTATCTACGCCATAGGTTCCACCCATAATATCCGGTTGCTGACCATCGATGATGCAACAGGTAATTTAATCCAAACCGATCAAAAATTTACTGTTGGCAATGGACCAAAATCTCTGCAGTGGGATCGTAGCGGAAAATTCATTTATTTAATTTCGGACAGCTTCGGAACAACAAACAACCATCAAATCGAATATTTCAAATTATCTGGTGGAATTCTTACTAGAGGTGAAAATTCTCCCATTGTAATCAGTTCTATGACAAATGGATATGCGCCGCAGGACATCAAACCAATTCAAAAATATTATTATTGA
- a CDS encoding response regulator — MNDKRVLLAEDELVSATYLKDSLSALGYKVTLASDGKQALDFYFENPYPVVITDYEMPGLNGAELIQELKTEDIEPVIFMLTSHIDPKLIVKVMKLGIYDYLVKPLEEHEISIKLKRAFEYYEMKRMETISKKERQLRLEGHLEWIQWKEKMAGGEFNRLNQNLFESLKNSFCQGAGFGALVTLLKLVADTTVKEGNHYKIESELMELIQINTEMAEKALKMFSDIDLMVSSPMQFEECSCEKLYEQLLFWIEDLKPILALKNQQVLVSDLKPNFSKFKVSYNPFSLETSFKEIITNACKFSQADSNITLVTNVEYNWFKSMIYNQPTSNADGTYGIPLQYENLIFEPFYRLSKNVFDQYGTLDFGLGLCYVDSCFKKHDGKLSVHNVIDHSEWSDSPITKVAFQFSLPVIKI; from the coding sequence TTGAACGATAAACGAGTTCTATTGGCTGAAGATGAATTAGTTTCAGCGACATATCTTAAGGACAGTTTGTCCGCATTGGGATATAAGGTAACACTCGCCAGTGATGGCAAACAAGCCTTGGATTTTTATTTTGAAAATCCATATCCAGTGGTTATTACTGATTACGAAATGCCCGGTTTAAATGGCGCCGAATTGATTCAGGAATTAAAAACTGAAGATATTGAACCAGTGATATTTATGTTAACTTCTCATATTGACCCTAAGTTGATAGTTAAGGTAATGAAACTAGGAATTTATGATTACCTAGTAAAACCATTAGAAGAACATGAAATTTCAATCAAACTCAAACGAGCTTTTGAATATTATGAAATGAAACGTATGGAAACTATTTCCAAAAAAGAACGCCAACTTCGGTTGGAAGGTCATTTGGAATGGATTCAATGGAAAGAAAAAATGGCAGGCGGTGAATTCAATCGTTTGAATCAAAACCTGTTCGAAAGTTTAAAAAATAGTTTTTGCCAAGGTGCAGGTTTTGGTGCCCTTGTGACCCTATTGAAATTAGTCGCTGATACTACTGTTAAAGAAGGGAATCATTATAAAATTGAATCTGAATTAATGGAGTTAATTCAAATCAACACAGAAATGGCAGAGAAAGCACTAAAAATGTTTTCTGATATTGATCTAATGGTTTCTAGTCCGATGCAGTTTGAGGAATGTTCATGTGAAAAACTATACGAACAACTCCTTTTTTGGATTGAGGATTTAAAACCAATATTGGCTCTAAAAAACCAACAGGTTCTCGTAAGCGATTTAAAACCCAATTTTTCAAAATTTAAAGTATCATATAATCCATTTTCCTTAGAAACCTCATTTAAAGAAATCATTACCAATGCTTGCAAATTTTCACAAGCTGATTCTAATATTACACTAGTAACAAATGTGGAATACAACTGGTTTAAATCTATGATTTATAACCAACCAACTTCAAATGCAGATGGTACTTACGGAATCCCCCTCCAATATGAAAATTTAATTTTTGAACCATTCTATCGATTGTCAAAAAATGTTTTTGATCAGTATGGTACATTAGATTTCGGATTAGGACTTTGTTACGTTGACTCTTGTTTTAAAAAACATGATGGAAAATTGTCTGTTCATAATGTTATAGACCATTCGGAATGGAGTGACAGTCCTATTACTAAAGTGGCATTTCAGTTTTCGTTACCTGTGATAAAAATTTAA
- a CDS encoding SDR family NAD(P)-dependent oxidoreductase, with protein MSEFYQDEWVWITGASSGIGKELVAQASKQKAKVLLASRKTKDLEALAKVLHLEKGRYAVEKLDLEDYKSTAGFAKRCIQKYGIPKVVIHNGGISQRSLTKETNLVTLEKIMHTNFYGAAEMTRAMIPQILGKKDVHFAVISSVAGKIGSPLRSAYSASKFALVGFFHSLRSEEEKSGIFVTMVYPGFIQTNISKNALQGDGSSTGTMDSVIAAGLPVQLCAHRILHAVANKQREVVIAGIKEKFGLFLQMVYPSLFFKMIQNAKVR; from the coding sequence ATGAGCGAGTTTTACCAAGATGAATGGGTTTGGATTACGGGAGCCTCTTCTGGAATTGGAAAAGAATTAGTAGCGCAAGCATCCAAACAGAAAGCAAAAGTCTTACTCGCTTCTCGAAAAACGAAAGACTTAGAAGCCTTAGCGAAGGTACTACATTTAGAAAAAGGTAGATACGCTGTAGAAAAATTAGATTTAGAAGATTACAAATCAACCGCTGGTTTTGCTAAGCGTTGCATACAAAAATATGGAATCCCCAAAGTAGTCATTCATAATGGAGGAATTAGTCAAAGGTCTTTGACTAAGGAAACAAACTTAGTCACACTAGAAAAGATTATGCACACTAATTTTTACGGTGCCGCCGAAATGACGAGGGCAATGATTCCGCAAATATTGGGTAAAAAAGATGTACACTTTGCTGTCATCTCTAGTGTAGCTGGAAAAATTGGAAGCCCACTTCGATCTGCATACTCTGCCTCCAAATTCGCGTTAGTTGGTTTTTTTCATTCTTTACGATCAGAAGAAGAAAAGTCAGGAATTTTTGTCACCATGGTGTATCCTGGTTTCATACAAACGAATATATCTAAAAATGCCTTACAAGGAGATGGTTCTTCCACGGGAACTATGGACTCAGTGATTGCTGCAGGTTTACCGGTTCAGTTATGTGCCCATAGAATTTTACATGCTGTAGCAAACAAACAACGTGAGGTTGTGATCGCTGGGATCAAAGAAAAATTTGGATTGTTTTTACAGATGGTTTACCCATCATTATTTTTTAAAATGATACAAAATGCTAAGGTAAGATAG
- a CDS encoding HAD-IC family P-type ATPase gives MLLEYLNVNSIQILPKAQNWDDVSLELLRKVEGDPVKEDLQSRMESFPNSLFGSLGPHILIPHFRSIHIKTPEVFLFLIPNGIHLENRLIHLILFQMIPETQPSLHLRLLHGLSSLLPQIFDALLLCDTESKVLSVVQRGESDMKPSYKNLNQSQIEFELQTNLQTGLTQSEANIRLNTFGKNAIENEKSTPVIWKFLKSFFSLFAILLWIATILCFVPGVDMPELGIAIFIVVIINGIFSFFQESKSDHAVEALRKLLAQECPVIRDGLTTTVPADEIVPGDLIVLSEGDIVPADCRIIESEDVEVDNSSLTGESTSARRYKSDSEVVLEGKFLWLEMPNILFAGSSLIKGKTKAIVFGTGQSTEIGQIAGITSQIKREESPLQKQLKQTVISISLFAFVIGIVFLCLGYMVAGLSFVQAFIFFIGIFVANVPEGLLPTVTLSLALGVSRMAKRNAILKDLSSVETLGCTTVICSDKTGTLTQNQMRVIEVYFDSQSFTPQELETKEGNQIFLSCGYHCNNAILDPKPMGDPTELALLYLSQGKLSNVSGTRIHTNAFESVRKRMSVVIKGENFTTAYAKGGPVEILSICTHVYENGSVVLLDEEKRIKLKNASDHSASQGYRVLSFAYKLIEGEANSSVFDSVESSMVYLGHCCLADPIRPKVPDAISKCHTAGIRILMITGDHPLTAESVGKSIGIGGETPVVITGVQVDKMNDVALKEWIRKGEPIFARVSPSQKLRIVTMLQELGEIVAVTGDGVNDGPALKKADIGIAMGKRGTEVAKEAARMIIVDDDFATIVDAIEEGRGVFDNIRKFSAYVLNSNPQELIPFLLWALFPGFPLIMTVMGVLAVDVGTDLIPAMGLGAEPPEKGIMYRPPRNRNEKLISIKFILRSYLVEGMILFFSCLSTYLYFVFTECNGVLPVSPVGLNMAEASPKYLQSLTAFFFPTITVQIANVLCKRSRTESIFQMDLFSNRIIWIGIGFSLFLCAIFFYTDLSSVYYFAPIPIHVYLFAFHGTVVMVIYSEIVKYFRRKRFNKT, from the coding sequence ATGCTTCTCGAGTATCTAAATGTTAATTCGATTCAAATCCTCCCCAAAGCCCAAAATTGGGATGATGTCAGTTTAGAATTATTGCGTAAGGTGGAAGGAGATCCCGTTAAGGAAGATTTACAAAGCCGCATGGAGTCTTTTCCGAACAGTCTGTTCGGAAGTCTTGGGCCTCATATTTTGATTCCACATTTTCGCTCCATACACATCAAAACACCTGAAGTTTTTTTGTTTCTAATCCCCAATGGCATTCATTTAGAAAATCGTTTGATTCATTTGATTTTGTTTCAAATGATACCGGAAACTCAACCTTCACTCCATTTACGTCTATTACATGGCTTGTCCTCTCTTCTGCCTCAAATATTTGATGCACTGCTGCTTTGTGACACTGAGTCAAAGGTATTGTCGGTGGTTCAACGCGGCGAATCAGATATGAAGCCAAGTTACAAAAATTTAAATCAATCGCAAATTGAATTCGAATTACAAACAAATTTACAAACCGGTTTAACACAATCCGAAGCAAACATCCGATTGAATACTTTTGGTAAAAATGCGATCGAAAATGAAAAATCTACACCGGTCATTTGGAAGTTTCTAAAAAGTTTTTTTAGTTTGTTTGCAATCTTACTTTGGATTGCCACTATTCTTTGTTTTGTTCCTGGCGTTGATATGCCTGAATTGGGGATCGCAATTTTTATTGTAGTTATCATTAATGGAATTTTTTCGTTTTTTCAAGAATCCAAATCTGATCATGCGGTAGAAGCTTTACGTAAGTTATTGGCACAGGAATGTCCTGTGATTCGTGATGGATTGACAACTACTGTTCCAGCAGATGAAATAGTTCCAGGAGATTTGATTGTCCTTTCTGAAGGAGATATTGTTCCTGCTGATTGTCGTATCATTGAATCAGAAGATGTAGAAGTAGATAATTCTTCTCTCACTGGTGAGTCCACATCGGCAAGAAGATATAAATCAGACAGTGAAGTTGTTTTAGAGGGAAAGTTTCTTTGGTTGGAAATGCCAAACATCCTTTTTGCTGGCAGTTCTCTTATCAAAGGAAAAACAAAAGCTATTGTCTTTGGAACGGGACAGTCTACAGAGATAGGCCAAATCGCTGGTATAACTTCACAAATCAAACGAGAAGAGAGTCCGTTACAAAAACAATTAAAACAAACTGTTATCTCAATATCGTTATTTGCCTTTGTAATAGGAATCGTTTTCTTATGTTTGGGTTACATGGTTGCGGGTTTAAGTTTTGTCCAAGCATTCATCTTTTTTATAGGGATTTTTGTGGCAAACGTTCCAGAAGGATTATTACCAACGGTAACACTTTCTTTGGCGTTAGGTGTTTCTCGAATGGCCAAAAGAAACGCAATCTTAAAAGATTTGTCTAGTGTAGAGACTTTAGGATGTACGACTGTTATTTGTTCTGATAAAACAGGAACACTAACACAAAATCAAATGAGAGTGATTGAAGTCTATTTTGACTCTCAATCCTTTACACCACAGGAGCTGGAAACTAAAGAAGGAAACCAAATATTCCTTAGTTGTGGATATCATTGTAATAATGCAATTTTAGATCCAAAACCAATGGGAGATCCTACAGAATTAGCTTTGTTATATCTATCTCAAGGTAAACTTTCCAATGTTAGTGGAACAAGAATTCATACAAACGCTTTTGAATCAGTAAGAAAGAGAATGAGTGTTGTAATTAAAGGAGAAAACTTTACAACAGCTTATGCAAAAGGTGGGCCAGTTGAAATTCTTTCGATCTGTACTCATGTATATGAAAACGGATCCGTCGTTTTATTGGATGAAGAAAAACGTATAAAATTAAAAAATGCATCTGACCATTCGGCAAGCCAAGGTTATCGTGTTCTTTCTTTTGCTTATAAGTTGATAGAGGGAGAAGCGAATTCATCAGTATTTGATTCGGTAGAGTCCTCTATGGTGTATTTGGGCCATTGTTGCCTTGCGGATCCTATTCGTCCCAAAGTACCTGATGCTATTTCTAAATGCCACACCGCAGGAATTCGGATATTGATGATTACAGGAGACCACCCTTTAACAGCAGAGTCTGTAGGTAAGTCCATTGGAATTGGAGGAGAGACTCCGGTTGTGATCACAGGTGTGCAAGTGGACAAAATGAACGATGTCGCCTTGAAAGAATGGATTCGAAAAGGGGAACCGATATTTGCCAGAGTGTCTCCTTCTCAGAAGTTAAGAATTGTGACTATGTTGCAAGAGTTAGGTGAAATTGTGGCTGTGACCGGAGATGGAGTCAACGATGGCCCTGCACTTAAAAAAGCAGATATTGGAATTGCGATGGGGAAAAGGGGAACAGAAGTAGCAAAAGAAGCGGCAAGGATGATCATAGTCGATGACGATTTTGCAACGATTGTTGATGCGATCGAAGAAGGAAGGGGTGTATTTGATAATATTAGAAAGTTTTCTGCGTACGTTCTGAACTCTAATCCACAAGAATTAATACCATTTTTACTTTGGGCGTTGTTTCCTGGATTTCCCTTGATAATGACAGTTATGGGTGTTCTTGCTGTCGATGTGGGAACAGATTTAATTCCAGCAATGGGACTTGGAGCTGAACCACCGGAAAAAGGAATTATGTACCGGCCTCCTAGAAATCGAAATGAAAAGTTGATTTCAATAAAGTTTATTTTAAGATCTTATCTTGTAGAAGGAATGATTTTATTTTTCTCATGTTTATCAACCTATCTTTATTTTGTATTTACTGAGTGTAATGGTGTTTTGCCTGTTTCTCCAGTCGGATTAAACATGGCAGAAGCAAGTCCAAAGTATCTCCAGTCACTTACAGCATTCTTTTTTCCAACCATCACTGTTCAAATTGCCAATGTACTTTGTAAACGATCAAGAACTGAATCTATATTTCAAATGGATTTGTTTTCGAATCGAATCATTTGGATAGGCATCGGGTTTTCATTATTTCTTTGTGCTATTTTCTTTTATACTGATCTAAGTTCTGTTTATTATTTTGCGCCGATTCCAATCCATGTATACCTCTTTGCATTTCATGGAACCGTTGTGATGGTGATTTACTCAGAGATCGTTAAATATTTTAGAAGGAAACGTTTTAATAAAACTTAG
- a CDS encoding PAS domain-containing sensor histidine kinase → MFQTNYSELLSNIPDLICELDSFERIRYANSFHKEKLGYESHEILGRSVDEFFHPDDRNELRTKISLLESPGSETKGIWRIAHRDGHFLTCECRGKLQQDSNGIKKIIVVARDITEELGTEFKIHTKSNKKVQTTSELHYQSFFELKMSQFEFSQLKYAFDEHAVITITDKNGNITYANDRFCEISMYSREELIGSNHRLLNSGFHSPEFFKRMYHMIQSGYVWKGEIRNRTKGGSIYWVSTTIVPLRSIDGNINRFVALHTLITRTIESEEKVTQLLQEKELLLQEVHHRIKNNLFSVFSLLKMQSNYYEDPQLKEQFEEAAGRLRSMMALYDRLYRSKNPNEIDLKEYIRNLVGQILATYPKDIRFLFSSDESIIVKPDIASNLGIILNELICNSVKHSFLLKDTGEIKIQIQKTGHQILFLYSDNGEPLPDSYSLENSEAGFGIKLMNLLVQQLKGKVEVRPGQSVQFDLVFPVR, encoded by the coding sequence ATGTTTCAAACTAATTATAGCGAACTACTCTCAAATATTCCTGATTTAATTTGCGAATTGGATTCATTTGAAAGAATTCGTTACGCAAATTCTTTTCATAAAGAAAAATTAGGTTATGAGTCTCATGAGATACTAGGTCGTTCCGTTGACGAATTTTTTCATCCAGATGATAGAAATGAATTACGAACAAAGATTTCACTTCTAGAAAGTCCAGGATCTGAAACCAAAGGGATATGGAGAATTGCTCATAGGGATGGACATTTTTTAACTTGTGAATGTCGCGGAAAACTCCAACAAGATTCCAATGGAATCAAAAAGATCATAGTTGTTGCTCGTGACATAACGGAAGAACTCGGAACAGAATTTAAGATACATACAAAATCAAATAAAAAAGTACAGACTACTTCCGAATTACATTATCAGAGTTTTTTCGAATTGAAAATGTCTCAGTTCGAATTTTCTCAATTAAAATATGCTTTCGACGAACATGCCGTCATTACGATTACGGATAAAAATGGAAATATCACATATGCAAACGATAGGTTTTGTGAAATCTCAATGTATTCCAGAGAGGAATTAATAGGAAGTAATCATCGTTTGTTGAACTCAGGATTTCATTCTCCTGAATTTTTTAAACGAATGTATCATATGATACAAAGTGGATATGTTTGGAAAGGGGAGATTCGAAATCGAACAAAAGGTGGGTCAATCTATTGGGTAAGTACAACCATAGTCCCGTTGCGTTCGATTGACGGAAATATTAATCGATTCGTTGCATTACATACTTTAATCACTCGTACCATTGAATCAGAGGAAAAGGTAACGCAGTTATTACAAGAAAAAGAACTTCTTTTGCAAGAAGTCCACCATCGAATTAAAAATAATCTATTTTCTGTTTTTAGTCTTTTGAAAATGCAATCTAACTATTATGAGGATCCCCAACTAAAGGAACAATTTGAAGAGGCGGCAGGTCGTTTGCGAAGTATGATGGCTCTCTACGATCGCTTGTACCGATCTAAGAATCCTAATGAAATTGACCTCAAGGAATACATTCGAAATTTAGTTGGACAGATTCTAGCAACTTATCCTAAAGACATTCGTTTTCTTTTTAGTTCCGATGAGTCCATCATTGTGAAACCTGACATCGCAAGTAATTTGGGTATCATATTAAATGAATTAATCTGTAATTCTGTAAAACATTCCTTTTTGTTAAAAGATACAGGAGAAATAAAGATTCAAATACAGAAAACTGGCCATCAAATTCTTTTTCTTTATAGTGACAACGGTGAACCACTTCCCGATTCCTATTCTTTAGAAAATTCTGAGGCAGGATTTGGAATCAAACTTATGAATTTATTGGTCCAACAATTAAAGGGAAAGGTAGAAGTTAGACCCGGACAAAGTGTTCAGTTTGATTTGGTTTTCCCTGTTCGTTAA